A region of Desulfobacterales bacterium DNA encodes the following proteins:
- a CDS encoding acyl-CoA dehydrogenase family protein, whose translation MDFKLSDDLEMLRKVVREFATKQIAPFADEWDEKHYFPYKEAIKPMGELGFFGTVIPEEFEGTDMGWLAAMIITEEIARASSSLRVQVNMQALGCAYTIFKYGNDEIKKKYIPKLVEADYIGGFAITEPDAGSDVMALASKAEDKGDHWLLNGSKTWISNADIADVVIYYAYTDRDQGSKGLSAFVVELKNFNGVKTSKLDKMGSHSSPTGEIFLTDTKVPKENILGKPGDGAKIVFSSLNQTRLSAAAGGVGLAQACLDASVKYCKDRKQFGKSIGEFQMNQDMIAQMSTEIEAARLLVYKAAWTKDQGKLDNGLDVAQAKYLAGEAVTRAATFAMRILGAYGYSTEYPVARYYRDAPTYAMVEGSANICKWIIALDQLGVRKANR comes from the coding sequence CACCAAGCAGATTGCCCCGTTTGCCGATGAATGGGACGAAAAGCATTACTTCCCTTACAAGGAAGCCATCAAGCCCATGGGAGAGCTGGGATTTTTTGGGACCGTCATCCCGGAAGAATTTGAAGGTACGGATATGGGTTGGCTGGCGGCCATGATCATCACTGAAGAAATCGCGCGGGCATCCAGTTCGCTCAGGGTCCAGGTCAACATGCAGGCCTTGGGATGCGCTTATACGATTTTTAAATACGGCAACGATGAAATAAAGAAAAAATATATCCCCAAGCTGGTGGAGGCCGATTATATCGGTGGGTTCGCCATCACGGAACCGGATGCGGGCTCGGATGTTATGGCCCTGGCGTCCAAGGCGGAAGACAAAGGCGACCACTGGCTTTTGAATGGATCCAAGACATGGATTTCCAATGCCGATATTGCCGATGTCGTTATCTACTATGCCTATACCGATCGTGACCAGGGCTCCAAGGGACTGTCTGCATTTGTGGTGGAACTCAAAAATTTCAACGGTGTCAAGACTTCAAAACTGGATAAAATGGGATCCCATTCATCCCCCACCGGCGAAATATTCCTGACCGATACAAAAGTGCCCAAGGAAAATATTCTCGGAAAACCCGGCGACGGCGCCAAAATTGTATTCAGCTCCCTGAACCAGACCCGTCTTTCGGCTGCAGCAGGAGGGGTCGGTCTGGCACAGGCCTGTCTGGACGCGTCCGTAAAATACTGCAAGGACCGAAAACAATTCGGAAAATCAATCGGCGAGTTTCAGATGAACCAGGATATGATCGCCCAGATGTCCACTGAAATCGAGGCGGCGCGGCTGCTGGTGTATAAAGCAGCCTGGACAAAGGACCAGGGCAAACTGGACAATGGCCTGGATGTGGCCCAGGCAAAGTATTTGGCCGGGGAGGCGGTCACGCGGGCGGCAACCTTTGCCATGAGAATTCTGGGCGCTTACGGTTACTCCACCGAGTATCCGGTTGCCCGCTACTATCGGGATGCACCGACCTATGCCATGGTGGAAGGTTCGGCCAATATCTGCAAATGGATCATCGCCCTTGATCAGCTCGGTGTCCGC